The Cyprinus carpio isolate SPL01 chromosome A19, ASM1834038v1, whole genome shotgun sequence genome has a segment encoding these proteins:
- the LOC109112071 gene encoding gamma-enolase-like, which translates to MSIVSIVAREILDSRGNPTVEVDLRTDKGVFRAAVPSGASTGIYEALELRDGDKSRYKGKGVLKAVGHINDTLGPALIASEISVVEQEKLDNMMIEMDGTENKSQFGANAILGVSLAICKAGAAEKGVPLYRHIADLAGNTELVLPVPAFNVINGGSHAGNKLAMQEFMVLPVGAESFRDALRVGAELYQTLKGVIKEKYGQDATNVGDEGGFAPNILENSEALELIKTAIDKAGFTDKVVIGMDVAASEFYRDGKYDLDFKSPPNPDRHITSDELVEIYQTFVNDYPVVSIEDPFDQDDWAAWTNMTGSMGIQIVGDDLTVTNPKRIEKAAEDRACNCLLLKVNQIGTVTEAIQACKLAQANGWGVMVSHRSGETEDTFIADLVVGLCTGQIKTGAPCRSERLAKYNQLMRIEEELGDQARFAGHNFRNPSAL; encoded by the exons ATGTCCATTGTGAGCATTGTCGCCAGGGAAATCCTGGACTCTCGGGGAAACCCTACAGTGGAGGTGGACCTGAGAACTGATAAAG GTGTATTCAGGGCTGCGGTGCCCAGCGGAGCGTCGACAGGCATCTATGAGGCTCTGGAACTCAGAGATGGAGACAAGAGCCGTTACAAGGGCAAAG GTGTATTGAAGGCTGTTGGTCACATTAATGACACTCTTGGACCAGCCCTCATCGCATCT GAGATCAGTGTGGTGGAACAGGAGAAACTGGACAACATGATGATCGAAATGGACGGCACAGAGAACAAAT CTCAGTTTGGAGCTAATGCCATCCTGGGAGTGTCTCTGGCCATCTGCAAGGCCGGTGCGGCAGAAAAAGGCGTCCCTCTGTACCGTCATATTGCTGATCTGGCAGGAAACACTGAACTAGTGCTGCCAGTTCCT GCCTTTAATGTAATCAATGGAGGCTCCCATGCTGGAAACAAGCTTGCCATGCAGGAGTTCATGGTGCTTCCTGTGGGGGCGGAGTCATTCCGTGACGCCCTGCGTGTCGGAGCCGAACTCTACCAGACTCTGAAGGGTGTCATCAAGGAGAAGTACGGCCAAGATGCCACCAACGTCGGTGACGAGGGAGGATTCGCTCCAAACATCCTGGAGAACAGTGAAG CACTTGAGTTGATAAAGACGGCCATAGACAAGGCCGGGTTCACAGATAAAGTCGTGATCGGGATGGATGTAGCCGCCTCAGAGTTCTACCGTGACGGGAAGTACGACCTTGACTTCAAGTCCCCTCCAAACCCAGACAGACACATCACCAGCGATGAGCTGGTAGAGATCTACCAGACGTTTGTCAACGATTATCCAG TGGTGTCCATTGAGGACCCATTTGATCAGGACGACTGGGCCGCTTGGACTAACATGACTGGTTCCATGGGGATCCAGATTGTGGGCGACGACCTGACTGTGACAAACCCAAAGAGGATAGAGAAGGCTGCGGAAGACCGTGCATGCAACTGTCTGCTGCTGAAGGTCAACCAGATCGGCACCGTCACAGAGGCCATCCAGGC ATGTAAGCTCGCTCAAGCCAACGGATGGGGTGTGATGGTCAGCCATCGCTCAGGAGAGACAGAAGACACTTTCATTGCTGATCTAGTGGTGGGACTCTGCACTGGACAG ATAAAGACAGGAGCTCCGTGCAGATCTGAGCGTCTCGCCAAATACAACCAACTTATGAG